In a genomic window of Mucilaginibacter sp. KACC 22063:
- the rpmB gene encoding 50S ribosomal protein L28, protein MSRICDLTGKSPMNGHNVSNSNVKTKRKFYPNLKIKKFYIPEEDKWITLKVSTSAVKTISKNGISACINKFVKKGYI, encoded by the coding sequence ATGTCAAGAATTTGTGATTTAACCGGAAAAAGCCCAATGAACGGCCATAACGTTTCTAATTCAAACGTTAAAACCAAACGTAAGTTTTATCCAAATTTAAAGATCAAGAAGTTCTATATACCTGAAGAAGATAAATGGATCACTTTAAAGGTATCTACTTCAGCAGTAAAAACCATCAGCAAAAATGGTATTTCTGCTTGCATCAATAAATTTGTTAAAAAAGGATACATATAG
- a CDS encoding Ldh family oxidoreductase yields MTVSESTLRTFAKNIFLAIGCNAEHATLTADVLLKADLRGIDSHGVARLSGYVRLWEKKRINANPDIKIVHETATTATIDGDAGLGLVVAPFAMKLAIKKAEQYGSGWVAVRNSNHFGIAGYHALMAVEKDMIGYALTNASPLVAPTFSNERLLGTNPICYAFPAGKYPPLIVDMATSAAANGKLEIAQRKGIDVPEGWLQDKQGNTVTDPHALKSGGSLLPLGSDREHGSHKGFGLSATVDILSGVLPGAGFGPWVPPFVAFLDPLPNPPGQGIGHFVGAMRVDGFRPAEEFKADMDIWIERFKAAERINPDQPIIIPGEPELEAEHERKLNGIPLVDAVVNDLNELAERFGVERLA; encoded by the coding sequence ATGACCGTTTCCGAATCTACCCTCCGCACCTTTGCTAAAAACATATTCTTAGCTATTGGCTGTAATGCCGAACATGCCACACTTACTGCGGATGTATTGCTCAAAGCTGATTTGCGTGGGATTGACTCGCATGGTGTAGCCCGTTTAAGCGGCTATGTAAGGCTGTGGGAAAAGAAACGCATCAATGCCAATCCTGATATAAAAATAGTGCATGAAACTGCAACTACGGCAACAATTGATGGCGATGCAGGTTTAGGTTTGGTTGTCGCGCCCTTCGCCATGAAGCTCGCTATTAAAAAAGCAGAGCAGTACGGTTCGGGATGGGTAGCTGTTCGTAATTCCAATCATTTTGGCATTGCAGGCTACCATGCATTAATGGCGGTAGAAAAGGACATGATCGGTTATGCGCTTACCAATGCCAGTCCACTGGTAGCGCCTACCTTTTCAAACGAGCGCTTGTTAGGCACTAACCCTATTTGTTATGCTTTCCCGGCAGGCAAGTATCCGCCGTTAATTGTAGATATGGCAACCTCTGCTGCGGCTAATGGCAAATTGGAAATTGCACAGCGAAAAGGCATTGATGTTCCGGAAGGATGGCTGCAGGATAAGCAAGGTAATACCGTGACCGACCCACACGCGCTAAAGTCGGGCGGCTCACTGCTCCCTTTAGGTAGCGACCGCGAACATGGCAGTCATAAGGGTTTTGGGTTAAGTGCTACGGTAGATATCCTATCGGGTGTTTTACCAGGTGCAGGCTTTGGCCCCTGGGTGCCTCCCTTTGTCGCATTTTTAGATCCATTGCCCAATCCTCCGGGTCAGGGTATTGGCCACTTTGTTGGCGCCATGAGGGTTGACGGTTTTCGCCCTGCCGAAGAATTTAAAGCAGACATGGATATTTGGATTGAGCGGTTTAAAGCAGCAGAACGTATTAATCCCGATCAACCAATTATCATTCCCGGCGAGCCGGAACTGGAAGCAGAACATGAGCGTAAACTAAATGGCATTCCTTTAGTTGATGCCGTAGTAAATGATCTGAATGAGTTGGCAGAACGATTTGGCGTGGAAAGGCTGGCTTAG
- the rpmG gene encoding 50S ribosomal protein L33: MAKKGNRVQVILECTEHKESGMPGMSRYITTKNKKNTTERLELKKFNPVLRKVTVHKEIK, encoded by the coding sequence ATGGCAAAAAAAGGTAACAGAGTTCAGGTGATTTTAGAGTGCACCGAGCATAAAGAAAGCGGTATGCCAGGTATGTCTCGTTACATCACCACCAAGAACAAAAAAAATACAACTGAGCGTTTAGAGTTAAAGAAATTTAACCCTGTATTACGTAAAGTAACCGTTCATAAAGAAATTAAGTAA
- the rimO gene encoding 30S ribosomal protein S12 methylthiotransferase RimO, producing MKTKSIDKTVTIEKPRVNVVTLGCSKNIYDSEVLMGQLKGNLFDVVHEADRVGKNDIVVINTCGFIDNAKQESIDTILQYSELKEQGKVGKVIVTGCLSERYKPELESEIPNIDAYFGTNDLQGVLQSIGANYKYELLGERLLTTPSHFAYFKIAEGCNRPCSFCAIPLMRGKHVSTPMDQLVKNAESLAKQGTKELILIAQDLTYYGLDLYGKRNLDELLRRLSDVNGIEWIRLQYAYPSGFPMEILDAMNERDNICKYLDMPLQHITDNMLKSMRRGITKQKTIDIVNQIREKVPGIAMRTTLITGYPGETEQDFEEMAQWVENTRFDRLGCFTYSHEEKTAAHNLVDDVPEELKQERADAIMEIQQGISYEKNQEKIGNSYKVLIDKIDGGYLTGRTEYDSPEVDNEVLIDASSQYAAVGSFVNVKIDSAEDFDLYGQIVK from the coding sequence ATGAAGACAAAATCAATAGACAAAACAGTAACAATAGAAAAACCACGTGTTAACGTTGTAACCCTGGGCTGCTCAAAAAACATTTACGATTCGGAAGTATTGATGGGCCAGCTGAAAGGCAACTTGTTTGATGTAGTACACGAGGCTGACCGCGTGGGCAAAAACGATATTGTGGTAATTAACACCTGCGGTTTTATTGATAATGCCAAGCAGGAATCTATTGATACTATTCTTCAGTACAGCGAGCTTAAAGAACAAGGCAAGGTGGGTAAGGTAATTGTTACCGGCTGCCTTTCTGAGCGCTATAAACCCGAACTGGAAAGCGAAATCCCGAATATTGACGCATACTTTGGCACAAACGATCTGCAAGGCGTATTGCAGAGTATCGGTGCCAATTACAAATATGAGCTATTGGGCGAACGCCTTTTAACTACCCCATCACACTTTGCGTACTTTAAAATTGCAGAAGGCTGTAATCGCCCCTGCTCTTTTTGTGCTATCCCGCTAATGCGCGGCAAGCACGTAAGTACACCGATGGATCAGTTGGTAAAAAACGCAGAATCACTGGCCAAACAAGGCACAAAAGAATTGATCCTGATTGCTCAGGACCTTACCTATTATGGCTTGGATCTGTACGGCAAACGTAATCTGGATGAATTGCTGCGTCGCCTGAGCGATGTAAACGGCATTGAGTGGATCCGCTTACAGTACGCCTACCCTTCTGGCTTCCCAATGGAAATTTTGGATGCCATGAATGAGCGCGACAACATTTGCAAGTACCTGGATATGCCTCTACAGCATATCACTGATAACATGCTGAAATCAATGCGCCGTGGTATTACCAAGCAAAAAACCATCGACATTGTAAACCAGATCCGCGAGAAAGTTCCGGGCATTGCTATGCGTACCACGCTAATCACAGGCTACCCTGGCGAAACAGAGCAGGATTTTGAAGAAATGGCACAATGGGTTGAAAATACCCGATTTGATCGCCTGGGTTGTTTCACTTACTCGCACGAGGAAAAAACTGCTGCACATAATTTAGTGGATGATGTACCCGAAGAATTAAAGCAGGAACGTGCAGATGCCATTATGGAAATTCAGCAAGGTATTTCTTACGAGAAAAACCAGGAAAAAATCGGCAATAGCTATAAAGTACTAATCGATAAAATCGACGGTGGTTACCTTACCGGCCGTACTGAGTATGATTCGCCGGAAGTAGATAATGAGGTATTAATTGATGCTTCTTCTCAATATGCAGCTGTGGGCAGCTTTGTTAACGTAAAAATTGACAGTGCTGAAGACTTTGACCTTTATGGACAAATTGTAAAATAA
- the ftsY gene encoding signal recognition particle-docking protein FtsY has protein sequence MGLFDFFKKKESTPQEQQALDTGLEKTKDSFLSKISKAIAGKSTVDDDVLDELEEILVTSDVGVTTTLKIIERVQERVARDKYVSTTELNTLLRDEIQQLLAENNSNDFNNFEYGNHKPYVIMVVGVNGVGKTTTIGKLAHQLKQAGSKVVLGAADTFRAAAVDQIQLWGDRVGVRVVAQPMGSDPASVAYDTLRSAVANGEDVAIIDTAGRLHNKVGLMNELTKIKNVMQKVIPGAPHEILLVLDASTGQNAIEQCKQFTQATDVNALALTKLDGTAKGGVVIGISDQFKIPVKYIGVGEGMNDLQLFDRKGFVDSLFKK, from the coding sequence ATGGGTTTATTTGATTTTTTTAAGAAAAAAGAAAGCACTCCGCAAGAACAGCAGGCATTAGATACAGGTTTAGAAAAAACGAAAGACAGCTTTTTATCTAAAATATCTAAGGCTATAGCAGGTAAATCGACTGTTGATGATGATGTACTGGATGAGCTGGAAGAAATACTGGTTACATCAGACGTTGGTGTAACTACCACCCTGAAAATTATTGAGCGTGTACAGGAGCGCGTTGCACGCGACAAATATGTAAGCACGACTGAGCTAAACACACTTTTGCGCGATGAAATTCAGCAGCTACTTGCCGAAAATAACAGCAACGACTTTAATAACTTTGAGTATGGCAACCATAAACCATACGTTATTATGGTAGTTGGCGTAAATGGCGTGGGTAAAACTACCACCATTGGTAAGCTTGCCCACCAGCTTAAGCAAGCCGGTAGTAAAGTGGTGCTTGGTGCTGCTGACACCTTCCGTGCTGCGGCGGTTGACCAGATACAGCTTTGGGGCGACCGTGTTGGTGTACGTGTTGTGGCACAGCCAATGGGGTCAGACCCGGCATCGGTAGCTTATGATACATTAAGATCAGCCGTGGCCAATGGCGAAGATGTAGCTATCATTGATACGGCCGGCCGTTTGCATAACAAAGTTGGACTAATGAACGAGCTGACAAAGATTAAAAATGTAATGCAAAAGGTTATTCCGGGTGCACCGCATGAAATATTGCTGGTACTGGATGCCTCAACCGGGCAAAACGCTATTGAGCAATGCAAGCAGTTTACCCAGGCTACAGATGTTAACGCGCTTGCCTTAACCAAGCTTGATGGTACAGCCAAAGGCGGTGTTGTAATAGGTATATCAGATCAGTTTAAGATCCCTGTAAAATATATCGGTGTTGGCGAAGGCATGAACGACCTGCAACTATTCGACCGCAAGGGGTTTGTAGATTCGTTATTTAAAAAGTAG
- a CDS encoding DUF4295 domain-containing protein, with translation MAKKVVATLKTGKGKEYSKVITMVKSPKTGAYSFKEQIVHNDHVKDAITEAKA, from the coding sequence ATGGCAAAGAAAGTAGTTGCAACCCTGAAAACCGGTAAAGGTAAAGAGTACTCAAAAGTGATTACCATGGTTAAATCACCAAAAACCGGTGCATATTCATTCAAAGAACAGATCGTACACAACGATCACGTTAAGGATGCTATCACAGAAGCTAAAGCTTAA
- the bshC gene encoding bacillithiol biosynthesis cysteine-adding enzyme BshC has translation MDATCISYKDTGFFSKTVIDYLEDQPDLRSFYSYRPTLEGFAQLFNDKKVIADRALLSTVLTEQYSAITDVDTSAVIPTANIQALINENTYTVTTGHQLNIFAGPLYFVYKIVTAIKLAQQLKDAFPDKEFVPVYWMATEDHDFAEINYTNIGGKKVQWNLDATGATGRLDTKTIRDALNQYKGVLGMEGHGEELANIIETAYGKFKTLAQSTRYLANALFGRYGLVVVDGDDARLKKQFASIITSDVIEQNSYKHISETNKLLENLNVHIQVNPREINFFYLTDDLRERIVFEDGVYKVLNTEISFSEAELKQEIENHPERFSPNVTMRPLYQECILPNIAYIGGGAELVYWLELKGVFDHYKVTFPILILRNSGLIMSNETSAKIDKIGLRAAEIFKATDALKTDWIRNNSQYDLSLNDEWREMQHIFDKIRLRSCKIDETLSASASAVQARLKHAMDNLEKKLIRAEKRNYSTRLEQIDHIKADLFPNNSLQERTQNFGLCYVKWGQPFIDELIRNFEPLEFKFTVLKG, from the coding sequence ATGGACGCTACCTGTATCAGTTACAAAGACACCGGCTTTTTTTCTAAAACGGTTATTGATTACCTTGAGGATCAACCAGACCTGCGGTCGTTTTACAGTTACAGGCCAACGCTCGAGGGCTTTGCTCAATTATTTAATGATAAAAAGGTAATTGCTGACCGTGCTTTGCTAAGCACTGTTTTAACCGAGCAATACAGCGCTATTACCGATGTCGATACATCTGCCGTTATACCTACAGCCAACATACAAGCATTAATAAACGAGAACACTTATACAGTTACTACAGGCCACCAGCTTAACATATTTGCTGGCCCATTGTACTTCGTATACAAGATTGTAACTGCTATAAAGCTGGCACAACAGCTTAAAGATGCTTTCCCGGATAAGGAGTTTGTGCCGGTTTACTGGATGGCTACCGAAGATCATGATTTTGCGGAAATCAATTACACCAATATTGGCGGCAAAAAAGTACAATGGAACCTTGATGCCACGGGTGCAACCGGACGTTTAGACACCAAAACCATTCGCGATGCCCTGAACCAATATAAAGGGGTTTTAGGGATGGAAGGCCACGGCGAAGAGCTGGCAAACATTATTGAAACCGCATACGGCAAATTTAAAACCCTGGCACAAAGTACAAGGTACCTTGCCAATGCCCTATTCGGCAGATATGGTTTAGTAGTTGTTGATGGTGACGATGCCCGGCTGAAAAAGCAATTTGCATCAATCATCACCAGTGATGTGATAGAGCAAAACAGCTACAAACATATTTCTGAAACCAATAAACTGCTCGAAAATCTTAATGTACACATTCAGGTAAATCCGCGGGAGATCAACTTCTTTTACCTTACTGATGACCTGCGCGAGCGTATTGTGTTTGAAGATGGCGTTTACAAAGTTTTAAATACCGAGATCAGCTTTAGCGAAGCAGAACTGAAGCAAGAGATCGAAAACCACCCGGAACGTTTTAGCCCTAACGTAACCATGCGCCCGCTTTACCAGGAATGCATATTACCAAATATAGCTTACATTGGTGGCGGTGCCGAATTAGTTTACTGGTTAGAACTTAAAGGCGTTTTCGACCATTACAAGGTCACATTTCCGATTCTGATCTTACGAAATTCCGGGTTAATCATGAGCAATGAAACTTCTGCTAAGATTGATAAAATCGGTTTACGTGCGGCAGAGATTTTTAAAGCAACTGATGCGCTTAAAACTGATTGGATAAGAAATAACTCACAATATGATCTGTCATTGAATGATGAGTGGCGCGAGATGCAGCACATTTTTGATAAGATCAGGTTGCGTTCATGCAAAATAGATGAAACATTGTCGGCTTCTGCAAGTGCTGTACAGGCACGCTTAAAGCATGCGATGGACAACCTGGAGAAAAAACTGATCCGTGCCGAAAAACGCAACTACAGTACCCGCCTCGAACAGATTGATCATATCAAAGCTGATCTATTCCCTAATAATAGCTTACAGGAGCGTACGCAGAATTTTGGCTTATGCTATGTAAAATGGGGACAACCCTTTATTGACGAACTGATCCGCAACTTTGAACCGCTTGAGTTTAAGTTTACGGTATTGAAGGGATAA